CCCTTTTCTTAGCATCAAGTAATAGTTCTTTTGAATCAACCTTCATAGTGTTTAACTCCTTTTCTATTAAATCTCTTCTTATCTGTATTGTAAGCGTTTTACAAGATGGAAGTCAAGTGAAATTTTACTTTTGATAAACTCTTTTACGAATGATAAAATAGTTAATAAAGAAATTATCATTAGAAAGGGTCAGCAAAATGTACGACCGCAACGATTTAATTATTCAAGCAGCTATTTTGTATTATAAAGATGATAAAACTCAAACTGAAATCGCTAATCAATTAGGGATATCTCGACCAACCGTGGCAAAATTTTTAAAAGAAGCCAAAGAACGAGGTATTGTTCGAATTTCTATTCAACACAACAGTAATTCCTATGCCGAACTGACTAAAGCAATTAAAGAGAAGTATGAACTAAACAATGTCATTATTATTCCCACTAGCGGGAATAATAATGAGGATAAGCAGGAAGTCGGCTATCAATGTAGTGAATTCATTCAAAGCAATATCAAAAAATACAGGTCGATAGGAATCGGTTGGGGGACAACGATTTACGAATATGTGCAAGCAAGTAACTATATGGATTCAGCCGTTAAGGAAATTATTCCTTTAATCGGTGGCATCGGTATCAACGATGTCAAATACCATTCCAATCACTTGGCTTTTCAATTAGCAGAAAAATATCAAAGTGAAGTTTCCTATTTTTATGCACCAGCAATCGCTGAAAACACTGCCATTTATCAAGCTTTCAACTCATCTGAATTAGTTAAAAATGTCAAAGAGAAGGCCAAGACGGTTGATGTAGCCGTCATAGGAATTGGTAACCCTACTGACCCCATTTGCTACCGCAATCTCGGCTATTTGACTGATGAAGAAGCCGAAATGATAAAAGAATCTGGCGCCGTTGGGGATATCCTAGCCTCCTTCTTTGATAAAGAAGGAAAAGAGGTGGACACTGAATTCTCCAACCGTATGATAGGATTGACTATTGACGATTTAAAACATATTCCTCAAGTTGTTATACTCGCCACTGGACAAGTCAAAGCCCCAAGTATTAAAGCCTTACTCTCTCACCCAGGGATTGTTAGTGATATCATTATTGACAGTGAGATTGGGAAGTTATTGGTAGGAGAGTGAA
The nucleotide sequence above comes from Aerococcus urinae. Encoded proteins:
- a CDS encoding sugar-binding transcriptional regulator encodes the protein MYDRNDLIIQAAILYYKDDKTQTEIANQLGISRPTVAKFLKEAKERGIVRISIQHNSNSYAELTKAIKEKYELNNVIIIPTSGNNNEDKQEVGYQCSEFIQSNIKKYRSIGIGWGTTIYEYVQASNYMDSAVKEIIPLIGGIGINDVKYHSNHLAFQLAEKYQSEVSYFYAPAIAENTAIYQAFNSSELVKNVKEKAKTVDVAVIGIGNPTDPICYRNLGYLTDEEAEMIKESGAVGDILASFFDKEGKEVDTEFSNRMIGLTIDDLKHIPQVVILATGQVKAPSIKALLSHPGIVSDIIIDSEIGKLLVGE